TCGGGCTGAATCACCCGCTCGCGGATGCCGCCGCCGGTGCCCATGAGCGGCGTGTCGTCGCCCTTGAGCCGCAGCTCCTTGAGACCGTAGGGCGTCACGGCCGAACCGCCGTTGAGAAAGCCCGCATAGGCGCCCGTCATCTCCAGCAGCGAGGCCTCGGAGGTGCCGAGCGCCATGGCGGGGGTGTCGTTCAGCTCGGACTCGATGCCGAACTCATAGGCCACCTTGTGCACCAGATCGCGGCCCACGCTTTCCGAGATTTTGATCGCCGGAATGTTCAGCGAGTTCTTCAGCGCGTCGGTCAGCGTGACCCGGCCCTTGAAGTTGTTCGAGTAGTTCTTGGGGCACCACTGGCCGGAGCCGGGGATGTTCATGCAGAAGGGCTCGTCCACCACCGTGTCATAGGGGGAATAGCCCAGCTCCAGCGCGGTGGCGTAGATGAAGGGCTTGAAGGACGAGCCTGTCTGGCGCTTGGCCTGGGTGGCGCGGTTGAACACGCCCGACACGCCGGTCTTCTTGCCGCCGACCATGGCGCGCACGGCGCCGTCCGCCGACATCACCACGATGGCGGCCTGCACGACAGAGCCCGGCTTGGTCACCTTCTCGGAATAGACCTTGTTCATCGCGGCCTCGGCGGCGCGCTGAAGCTTGGGGTCGAGCGTGGTCTGGATGACGACATCCTCGGTGGTGCCGCTGGTAAAGAATTCGGGCCCGGTCGACATCACCCAGTCGGCGAAATAGCCGCCCAGCCGGCGCTCGGCCTCTTCGGACAGCGTCGCCGGGTTGGCCTGCGCGGTCTTTTCCTGCTCGGAGGTCAGATAGCCCTGCTCGCGCATCAGCCGCAGCACCGTGGCGGCGCGGGCCTGCGAGCGTTCGACGTCGTTGGTCGGCGCCAGCGAGGAGGGCGCGGTCAGCAGCCCGGCCAGCATGGCCGCCTGCTGCGGGTTCAGCTCGCCCGCGTGCTTGCTGAAATAGCGCTGAGAGGCGGCCTCTGCGCCATAGGCGCCGCCGCCCATATAGGCGCGGTTGAGGTAGATCGAGAGGATCTGGTCCTTGGTGTATTTCGCCTCCATCGCCATGGCGTAGAGCGCTTCCTTGCCCTTGCGTGCGAGCGAGGACTGGCGGCAGTCGGCGACATAGGCGGCCTCGCTTTCCCAGGCGTCGGGGTCGAACTCGGTGCCGAGGCAGAGCAGCTTTGCGGTCTGCTGGGTGATGGTCGAGCCGCCATGGCCCGAGAGCGGACCGCGCCCTTCGGAAAGGTTGATGCGGATGGCGCTGGCGACGCCGCGCGGCGAGACGCCGAAATGCCGGTAGAAGCGCTTGTCCTCGGTGGCGACCACCGCGTTCTTGAGATGCGGGCTGACGCTGTCGGCGGTCACCGCGCCGCCGAACTGGTCGCCGCGCCAGGCGAAAATCTGGCCGTTGCGGTCGATGAGTGTGACCGAGCCGCGCGCACGGCCGTCGAGCAGCGCCTCGAAAGAGGGCAGCGTGGTGTAGAAATAGCCGACACCCAGCGCGACGAGCAGCGCAACCACCGCCGTGACCCGCCAGACCACGCGCCAGATCAGGCCAAAGATCCAGCGGAACACGCCCAGGACAAAGGCCGCAACCGGGTTGCGACGCGGCGCGGCCTTGCGGCGCGGCGCGGCTTTCGCTGCCTTTTTCGGCTTTGTTTTCTTGGGCTTTTGGGCGGTTTTGTTCGGATAACGGCGCTCCGCAACCAACCGGCCCTTGCCCCGGCCTGAATCACTCATTTGGCTCTGCCCGCGTTTTCGTCTTTTGCGACAGAGTAACGGCTTTGGCCCGGGTTGTAGACCGGGAAACGGTCACATTCATGACTTTTTAGTGTGATTAATAATTAGACATATGTTCGAATTTAGATCAATTTTCGCGCATTAATGGGGTGTCGCCCGGCTGTTACAAGGGCCGTTTCTTCCAATGGAATGGCTCGGGCGGCTTCCTGCCCATGCAAAACGCAGGCAGCGGTCTGCCAAACCGAAAGGGACCAAGGTGAAACTGATCATTGCGACGATCAAGCCGTTCAAGCTGGAGGAGGTGCGCGAGGCGCTCACTGGAATCGGCGTGCGCGGCATGATGGTGACGGAAATCAAGGGTTTCGGATCACAGTCTGGACACACGGAAATCTATCGCGGCGCCGAATACGCGGTGAATTTCGTGCCGAAGATCAAACTGGAGATCGTGGTGGCCTCGTCCATGGCCGACCAGGTGGTCGAGACGATCACCAAGACCGCGCAGACCGGCAAGATCGGTGACGGCAAGATCTTTGTGCTGGACGTGCAGCAGGCCGTGCGGGTGCGCACCGGCGAAACCGACGCGGACGCGATCTGATCGCATTCAGACGCAAGTTTACAAGGGACAAACGGATCATGAAACTTCTCAAGACTCTCGCCCCGGCTGCCGCGCTGATTGCGCTGCCGACCCTGGGCCTGGCCCAGGATGACGGCCCCGCGCCGGGCGTGAACGCGTCGACCGATACGGTCTTCATCTTCAACTCGCTGCTGTTCCTGATCGGCGGCTTCCTGGTGATGTGGATGGCCGCGGGCTTTGCGATGCTCGAAGCCGGTCTCGTCCGCTCCAAGAACGTTGCCATGCAGTGCATGAAAAACGTCGTGCTGTTCTCGCTCGCGGCGATCTTCTACTACCTGATCGGCTACAACCTGATGTACCCGCTGGGCACCTGGTCGGTCGACGGTGTCATCTCCGGCGTCTGGGGCCCCGGCGTTCTCGAAGCGGTTGGCGTGACCGCCGATGCCGCCGACGATTACGGCTATGCCTCGACCGGGTCCGACTTCTTCTTCCAGCTGATGTTCTGCGCCACCACCGCCTCGATCGTCTCGGGCACCCTGGCCGAGCGTATCAAGCTGTGGCCGTTCCTGGTGTTCGTCGTCATCCTGACCTCGATCATCTACCCGCTGCAAGCCTCCTGGAAATGGGGCGGCGGTTTCCTCGACGAAGCTGGCTTCCTCGATTTCGCTGGTTCGACCGTCGTGCACTCGGTGGGTGGCTGGGCCGCTCTGACCGGCGCCATCATCCTCGGACCGCGTCTCGGACGCTATGTCGACGGCCGCGTGGTTCCCTTCCCGGGCTCCAACCTGACCCTCGCTACCCTCGGGACGTTCATCCTTTGGCTGGGCTGGTTCGGCTTCAACGGCGGCTCGCAGCTTGCCATGGGCACCGTGGGTGACGTCGCCGACGTGTCGCGGATCTTTGCCAACACCAACACCGCAGCCGCGGGTGGTTCGGTCGCCGCTCTGATCATGACCCAGATCATGTACAAGAAGCCCGACCTCACCATGGTGCTGAACGGCGCGCTGGCCGGCCTCGTGTCGATCACCGCGGAACCGCTGACCCCGACCCTGGGCGCGGCCACCATCATCGGCGCGATCGGCGGCATCATCGTGGTCTTCGCGGTCCCGATGCTCGACAAGCTGAAGATCGACGACGTTGTCGGCGCCATCCCGGTCCACCTGGTCTGCGGCATCTGGGGCACCATCGCCGTGGCCTTCACCAACTCCGACGCCTCCTTCGCGACGCAGCTCTACGGCATCGTTGTGGTCGGCATCTTCACCATCATCGCCTCGGGCGTGGTGTGGTTCGTCCTCAAGCTGGTCATGGGCGGTATCCGTGTCAGCGAAGAGGAAGAGATCACCGGTCTCGACATGGGCGAGCTGGGCATGGAGGCCTATCCGGAATTCTCCAAAGGCTGATCTCCTCCTTCCTGTCAGCCTTTTGTGACCAACTGCCCGGGCGTTCGCGCCCGGGTTTTTTTGTGCGGTAAGCCGCGGATGCAGGAAGACGCGCGCGGGGCGCGGCCTCGGTCTTTGCGATCCGGAAACGGTGGGCGACGAGCGCCGGGAGGGCTCAGCCCCGGTGCTTCACCCGCTCATAGCGCTGTTTGGCGATGTCTTCGTCATGCTCGGCCTTGCGGTCGGCGGCCAGCGCCCGCTCGACATAGCTCAGATGCGCCTCTACGGCGGCGCGGGCGGCGGCGGCATCGCGGGCCTGAAGCGCCAGATTGATCGCGCGGTGCTGGTCGAGCAGCGCCTCGCGCGTGGTGCGCTGGCGGAACATCACCGAGCGGTTGTAGAACACCCCCTCGCGCAGAAGCTGATACATCGAGCGCATCATGTGCAGCATGATCACATTATGGCTGGCCTCGATGATCGCCAGGTGAAACTCCGCATCGAGCCGCGCCTCGTCCGCCGGGTTGCGCTTGCCATGCGCCGCTTCCATCTGCGCGAAGAGCGTATCTATCACCCTGAGGTCGGTATCCGTGCCATGCAGGGCGGCGCGTTCGGCAGCCATGCCCTCCATGTCGCGGCGAAAGCTGAGATAGTCGAAGACTGCCTCGTCATGGCGGGCAAAAAGCTGCACCAGCGTATCTGAAAAGGCAGAACCCAGCGCCTCGGTGACAAAGATCCCCGCGCCGGCGCGCGAGGTGAGCAACCCGCGTGCCTGAAGATCGGCCACCGCCTCGCGCAGCGAGGGGCGCGAGACGCCGAGCCGCTCGGCCAGCTCGCGCTCTGCCGGCAGCCGCTCGCCCGGGCGCAGGATGCCGCGCAGGATCAGCTCCTCGATCTGGCGCACCACGGCCGAGGCGAGTTTCTCCGATTGCACGGGACGGAAGGGCATGAGGCGCCTCTAGCTCTGCGAAATTGGTCAGATCATATGACCGCACGGGAGGCGGGACAAGTAGGGTGGGCAATCCTGCCCACCGCTCGCCCAGCTTCCCGCGACGCCTACCACCGCCGCAGCGCCGCCTCGTCCTCGTCCTTGGCCGCGACCCAGGACTGCGCCCCGCCGGCGCTTTCCTTCTTCCAGAAGGGGGCGCGGGACTTCAGGTAATCCATCAGGTATTCCGCCGCCTCGAACGCATCCTTGCGGTGTGGCGAGGCGGTCGCCACCATCATGATGCGCTCGCCCGGCGCCAGTTTGCCATGGCGGTGGATCACCAGCACCTCGCCCAGAGACCAGCGCGCCTGCGCCTCTGCGGCGATCTTGGCCAGCGCCTTTTCGGTCATGCCGGGGTAATGCTCGATCTCCATGCCGTCGAGCCCGCCGCTGACGTCGCGCACCACGCCGGTGAAGGTCACCACCGCGCCCATGTCGTTGCGGCCAGCGGCGAATGCGTCGGCTTCGGCGCCGAAATCGAACGGCGCCTCCTGCACCACGATGCGAATGCCGGCCTCCTCGCTCATGGCTCAGCCCCCGGTCATCGGCGGAAAGAACGCCACTTCGCGGGCACCGGCCAGCGGTGCGTCGAAATCGGTCAGCTCCTGGTCGACCGCGACGCGCAGCGCCGAGAGGTCGGAAAACGCCATGGCGTAGCGCTCTTCGCGGGCGCGCAGCTCGTCGACCAGCGCCGCGACGGTCTCGGCCCCGGTGTCGAGCCTTTCCTTCGGCAGCCCGATCCGCTCGCGGACCCAGGCGAAATACAGAACGTCGATCATCGCTCCTCCCGGAGATGCGGCAGGGCCTTCACGAAATAGTCCCAGCCGGTGATCAGGGTCAGCGTCGCCGCCACCCAGAGCAGCGTCAGCCCGATATGCCCGGCCCAGGTCATGCCCTGCTCCTTCCAGATCAGGCCATGAATATCCGCAGCCTCGCGGTTCAGGATCGCGCTCACCCGCTGCGGGTCGAGGTCGATGACGCTGACCGCAAGATAATGCTCGAAGACGCCCTGTGCAAACAGCACCGCGATGGCGACCATCTGAAAGGTGGTCTTCCACTTTGCCAGCTTGGTGACCTTCAGCGTGCCCGCCACGTCGCCGAGATACTCGCGCAGCCCGCTGACAAAGACCTCGCGGAAAAGGATGAAGGTCGCCGGCAGCACCAGCCAGGGCGACATCGAGGAATAGCCCACGATCACCATCAGCGCGATCACCACCATCGCCTTGTCGGCGATCGGATCGAGCATCGCGCCGAGCTTCGATTCCAGCGACCAGGCGCGCGCGATATAGCCGTCGAACCAGTCGGTCACGGCGGCGCCGATGAACAGCAGCAGCGCGAACCAGTCGGCGAGCGGCCGGGAGAAATACAGGAACATCACCGCCACGCCGGGAGCGGCAAGCAGGCGGAGCGCGGTGAGTGTGTTTGGAAGGGTCCAGCGCATGGGGGGATTGGTAACGCTCTTTTCCGGGGGAGGGAAGAGAGCCTGAACGCGACGGCTTAACGCGCCTGCCGTTCCAGCCGCTCGACAAACAGCGCGCGGGCGGCGGGCAGGGGGCGGTCGCGCAGCTCATGCGCAAGCTTGTGTTCGAGGAAATAGCCGGTGGTGGAGAGCGCCGTGACGATCTCGGCATCCGGCGCGTTGCCCTCGCCGCGCAGCACCGGCGGCAGCGGCAGCAGCCGCGCCGCCCAGTCGCCCGCGCCGATGGCCGAAACCGCCCGCCCGCTGCGCGGCGAGACGTAATCCAGCGGCTCGTTGATCCCGGTGACCGCGCAGGCGGAGAGATCGAGCCCGAATCCCATCTCCTCCAGCAGCGCCATTTCCCAGCGCAGATAGGCCAGTGGCCAGAGTTCGCGCTCGCCCAGTAGGTCGAGGAGCTGCTCGGAACGGGCATAGAGCGCCGGATGCGCCTCGCGCTCGGGCAGGCAGAAGGCCAGCAGCGCCACCACCGCGTTGAGCCCGGCGAGCGACAGCCGGTCGCTCATCGCGGTTGCCGCGCGCGAGCGCTGCGGCTCGACCGTATAGGCGCCCATGTGATCTTCGAGCCGCGCCCGCCAGGTCACGTCGAGCTGCGCGCCCGGTTGCAGCGAGGGCGCGACCTTGCGCGAGGCGCCGCCGCGCAGCACGCCCATATGCCGCCCGTGCCCGGCGGTGAAAACCTCCAGGATGGCCGAGCTTTCGCCATGCCTGCGAGCGGAAAGAAGAATGCCGGTGTCGCGCCAGTCCATGCGCGGACTATCGGACGGCTTGCCGCCGACGGCAAGCTGCGACAGGGTATCGCCGATGACCACCCGGACCCGCCTCTTCGCCCTTGTGATCGCGCTGCTGACCCTGGCGGCGCTGGCGGTGCAATTCACGGCCACCGCGCAGGCCAATCCACACTACACCCCGCCCGAGACGCTGTGGCGGCTGCTGCGCTATTTCACCATCCTCACCAATGCGCTGGTCGCCGGCACCTTCCTGTGGATGGCGGCGCGGGGCCGGATGGCCGGCGCCGCATGGCTCGGCGGTCTGGCGCTGTGGATCGGCATTGTGGGCGTGGTCTATCACCTGCTGCTGGCCAAACCGCTCACCGGGCTCGACGCACTGGCCGATCTCGGGTTGCACATGGTGACACCGGTGCTGACCGTGCTGTTCTGGATCTTTGCGGCTCCCAAGCACGGGCTGCGCCTCGGCACTGCGCTGGCCTGGATGCTTTGGCCGCTGGCCTATGTCGGTTACGCGCTGCTGCGCGGCCAGATCGAAGGCATCTACCCCTATTTCTTTGTCGATCCGACTGCGGTCGGCTGGCCCGGCGTGCTGCGCTGGTCGGGTCTGCTTTGTGCGGGGTTCGTCTCGGCAGGTGCTGTGCAGGTCGGGATTGCGCGGCTGCTGCGTTAGGGGGCGTGTCTGCCGCGCGGCGGAAAAAGGCCCGATTTGCATCTGTTGTCTCGCGCAAGCTTGCGGCATGGTCTCGGCGGAACGAACGGACTGAAGCAGGAGGTGCCCCGTGGCTGTCAAACCGGATATCGAGATCGCCCGCGAAGCCAGCAAACGGCCCATTCAGGAGATCGGCGCCAAGCTGGATATCGGCCCGGACCACCTGCTGCCCTATGGTCACGACAAGGCGAAGGTCGACCAGCGCTTTATCTCCGGCCTCTCCGACCGCCCGAATGGCCGGCTGATCCTGGTGACCGCGATCAACCCGACCCCGGCGGGCGAAGGCAAGACGACCACCACGGTCGGGCTCGGCGACGGGCTGTCGCGCATCGGCAAGAAGGCGGCGATCTGCATCCGCGAGGCCTCGCTCGGCCCGAATTTCGGCATGAAGGGCGGGGCCGCGGGTGGCGGCCATGCGCAGATCGTGCCGATGGAAGAGATGAACCTGCATTTCACCGGCGATTTCCACGCCATCACCAGCGCCCACAACCTGCTGGCGGCGATGATCGACAACCATATCTACTGGGGCAACGAGCAGGAGATCGACCTGCGCCGCGTGGTCTGGCGCCGGGTGCTCGACATGAACGACCGCGCCCTGCGCGATACCGTGACCTCGCTGGGCGGGGTCAGCAACGGCTTCCCGCGCGAGACCGGTTTCGACATCACCGTCGCCTCCGAGGTCATGGCGATCCTCTGCCTGGCCGAGGATCTGGCCGATCTGGAGCGCCGGCTGGGCGACATGATCGTCGCCTACAGGCGGGATCACTCGCCGGTCTTTGCCCGCGACATCGGCGCCGACGGGGCGATGACGGTGCTGCTCAAGGACGCGATGATGCCCAACCTCGTGCAGACGCTGGAGCATACGCCGGCCTTTGTGCATGGCGGGCCCTTCGCCAATATCGCCCATGGCTGCAACTCGGTCATCGCCACCAAGACGGCGCTGAAACTGGCCGATTACGTGGTGACCGAGGCAGGCTTCGGCGCCGATCTGGGGGCGGAGAAGTTCTTTGACATCAAGTGCCGCAAGGCCGGGCTTTCGCCCGATTGCGTGGTGCTGGTGGCAACGGTGCGGGCGCTCAAGATGAACGGCGGTGTCGGCAAGGACGATCTCGGCGCCGAGAATGTTGAGGCGGTCACCAGGGGCTGCGCCAATCTCGGGCGCCATATCCACAACCTCAAGGGCTTTGGCGTGCCGGTGGTGGTGGCGATCAACCATTTCACCGGCGATACCGAGGCCGAGATCGCGGCGGTGCAGGACTATGTGGCGGGGCAGGGCGCCGAGGCGCATCTCTGCACCCACTGGGCCAAGGGCTCGGCGGGCACCGAGGCGCTGGCCACCCGCGTCGCCGAGATCGCCGATGGCGGTGCCGCGCAGTTCGCGCCGCTCTATCCCGACGAGATGCCGCTCTGGCAGAAGATCGAGACCGTCGCCGAGCGGATCTATCACGCCCATGAGGCGACCGCCGACACCCGCATCCGCGAGCAGCTACACCAGTGGGAGGCGCAGGGCTATGGTCACCTGCCGGTCTGCATGGCCAAGACGCAATATTCCTTTTCCACCGATCCCAATCTGCGCGGCGCGCCCGAGGGCCATGTGGTGCCGGTGCGCGAGGTCCGGCTCTCGGCCGGGGCGGGATTCGTCGTGGCGATCTGCGGCGAGATCATGACCATGCCGGGCCTGCCCCGGCATCCCGCCGCCGAAAAGATCCGCCTCAATGCGGCGGGCGATATCGAGGGTCTGTTCTGATCGGTGCCACCGAAACGCTCATCGGAACGCATTTCCACGCTGCAAGGTCGCAAACGGCGCTCTCGGGGCGTTGAACATTGATACACCGGCGGGCATGAGAGCCTGAGCGGTCAGGTAAGGAGACACAGAATGCGCAACCCTGCGGATCTGGGTGACATGGCGGCGCTGCGCGCCGAAATCGACGCGACCGACAAGGCTCTGAGTGCGCTTCTGGGGCACCGCGCGCGGCTGATCTCGCGGGCGGCAGAGCTCAAGGCGGAGAACGGCTGGCCGGCGCGCATCGCCGACCGGGTGGACGAGGTGATCGCCAATGCGATGGCCCATGCCGAGGCCGAAGGCTACGACCCGGCGCTGGCGGAATCGCTCTGGCGGGAGCTGGTGGAATGGTCGATCCGGCGCGAAGAGACCGCGCTCGGGCGGGAATGAAGGAGAGGTCCATGACGGCCACGATCATCGACGGCAAGGCCTTCGCGGCCAATGTGCGGGAAAAGGTGGCGTCCCATGTGGCGCGGCTGAAGGAAGAGAACGGCATCACGCCGGGTCTTGCGGTGGTGCTGGTGGGCGAGGACCCCGCGAGCCAGGTCTATGTCCGCAACAAGGGCAAGCAGACCGTGGAATGCGGCATGCAGAGCTTTGAGCACAAGCTGCCGGCCGACACCCCCGAGGCCGACCTACTGGCGCTTGTCGCGCAGCTCAATGCCGATCCTGCGGTGCATGGCATCCTGGTGCAGCTGCCGCTGCCCGATCACATGAACGCGGATGCGGTGATCAATGCCATCGACCCGGCCAAGGATGTGGACGGGTTCCACATCTCCAATGTGGGCCTGCTGGGGACGGGGCAGAAGAGCATGGTGCCCTGCACTCCGCTCGGCTGTCTGATGATGCTGCGCGATGTGCATGGCTCGCTTTCCGGCATGAACGCGGTGGTGATCGGGCGCAGCAACATCGTCGGCAAGCCGATGGCGCAGCTCCTGCTGGGCGAAAGCTGCACGGTGACCATCGCGCATTCGCGGACGAAGGATCTCGCCGATGTGGTGCGCCGCGCCGATATCGTGGTGGCGGCGGTGGGCCGTCCGCAGATGGTGCCGGGCGACTGGATCAAGCCGGGCGCCACGGTGATCGACGTGGGCATCAACCGCATCGACGCGCCCGAGAAGGGCGAAGGCAAGACCCGTCTGGTGGGCGATTGCGACTACGACAGCTGCGCCGAGGTGGCCGGCGCGATCACCCCGGTGCCGGGTGGGGTGGGGCCGATGACCATCGCCTGCCTGCTGGCCAATACGGTCACCGCCTGCTGCCGCGCCAACGGTCTCGCCGAGCCCGAAGGTCTCACCGCCTGAGCACAGCGGTGGGCAGGATTGCCCACCCTACCGCCCCTTGTTGGCACAGGCATTATACGGGAACGGTGGTGCCGGTGAGCAGGGCGGCATGGGTCTCCCTGCCGTCCTTCACCGCGTAGACATCGGCGCTGACGATCACCAGCCGCCGCCCCGGCTTGATCACCCGCCCGCGGGCGATCAGCGTCTCTCCCACGGCGGGCGCCAGCAGGTGTACCTTCATCTCCGAGGTCACGACCTCCTTGTCCTCCGGCATCACCGAGAGCGCCGCATATCCCGCCGCGCTGTCGCCGATGGCAAAGGCCAGCGCCGCATGGGCATAGCCCAGCTGCTGTTGCAGATCGGGGCGGATCGCCGCCTCGATGCTGACGGCGCCGGGCGCGACCGAGACCAGCCGCGCGCCCAGCGTCATCATCATGTTCTGACGGGCGAAACTGGCCCTTATCCGTGTGTCGAGATCCATGACACGCACTCGATCACGGGCGCGTGGCGCTGGCAAGCCTCAGCCGCGCGGCATCGGGATCGCAACCGGCTGCGGCCCGGTCAGGATCGCCCGCGCCTCCGGCGCCATCAGCGCCCTCAGCGCCGCGTGATCGCTGCGCAGCCCGCCGGTATAGGCGCCATAGGCGGGCAGGATCAGCCGCGCGTGATCGACCAGGAAACAGGGCCGTGACAGGCTGCGCCCGCGCAGCCGCAGCCGCGCCTTGGGATGGTAATGCCCCGAGACCTCGCCCTCTGCCCCCGGCACCGCGATATGGCGGAACACCAGCGCTCCGAGCACCATCTCGGCGCGATGCGTGCCGCCCAGATCCACCGGGCCGGGATCGTGATTGCCCTCGATCCAGACCCAGTCGCGCCCCGCCATCAGCCGCGCGATCCACAGCCGCTCCTCCTCGGGCAGCGCCTCGGCGATGCCCTCCGCGTCGAAACTGTCGCCGAGGCAGATCACCCGGCGCGCGCCCGTCGCCACCAGATCCGCCTCCAGCCGCAGCAGCGTCTCGCGCGTCTCATAGGGCGGCAGCGCCGCGCCGCCCACCGCCGAAAGCCGCGCCGATTTGCCGAAATGCAGATCCGACACCACCAGCAACGCCTGCTCTGGCCAGTAAAGCCCGCCAGACCCCAGCGCCACCAGCTCTGCCCGCCGAAATCCGAATGCCAGCCCCGTCATCTGCTCCGACCCGGCTCTTTCATCTTTCCGATAAATACTCACGTCGCTCCACCCGCCAAAGGGCACAGCGCCGGGCAAATATCACACCGCTCAGCCATGCCCCGCCCCGATCTGCGCCAGCCCCGATTCGTCCAGAAGCGCCGTGATCTCCTCCTGTATCAGCCGCTCATCCGCCGAGCCCGCGATGGGCACCCGCCCGGGCTCCAGGAACAGCGGCGCCGAGAGCGGCGAGACGCGCTCCAGCCGGACGAGGTCGATCCGCTCGCCCACCCGCTGGCACATCTCGCGGATGCGGGCGAAATCCACCAGCCCGCGCATCGCCTCTTCGCGGGTGATCCGCAAGAGCAGATGGCGTGGGTCGTATTTCACCAGCGTGTCGTAAAGGATATCCGACGACATGGTGGCCTGCCGACCGCTCTTGCGCTGCCCGGCGGTGTTGCGCTCGATCAGCCCGGCGATGGTGGCCGAGGCGCGGAAGGTGCGCTTCATCACCGCGTTGCCCGCCAGCCAGGTCTCCAGCCCCGCCTCCAGCCGCTCCAGATCGAAGAGCGGCGCCGGGTCGGTCACCGCGTCGAGCCCCCAGATCAGCACGGCGTAATCGGAGGAGACAAAGCCCATCGGCGCCAGCCCCTCCTCCTCCATGCGCTTGGTCAGCAAGAGCCCCAGCGTCTGCATCGCGTTGCGCCCGGCAAAACCGTAGACCACGAGCTGCTCGCGCCCGTCATGCGGAAAGCTTTCGATCAGCAGCCGCCCGGGCTCGGGCAGGCGCGAGACCTCGCGCTGGAGCCGCAGCCAATCGGCGGTATGCGGCGGCAGCTCCGGCCAGGTCTGCTGCTGGAACATCTCGACGATGCGCGCGGAAAGCTGGGTGGAGGTGGAGAATTTGGAGCCCATGAAGGTAGCGATCTTTGGCTTGCGGGCGGCGTCGCGGGTGACCTCGACCACCAGCTCACGCAGCCCCTCATAGCGCACGATCTGCCCGCCGATCAGGAAGGTGTCGCCTCTGGTGAGCGAGGCGGCAAAACCCTCCTCGATCTCGCCCAGCGGGGCGCCGCCGCGGCCGCGCCATTTCACCTTGAGCGTATCGGTGTCCTGGATCGTGCCGAGATTCTGCCGGATGCGCGTCGCCGAGCGCGGGTCGCGCAGCTGCCAGAGCCCGTCCGGGCGCTGCAAGAGGCGTTGCCAGCGGTCATAGGCGCGCAGCGCATAACCCCCGGTGGCGCAGAAATCGAGACAGGCGTCGAACTCCTCCCGCGTCAGATCGGCATAGGCGCCCGCCGTGATCATCTCGGCATAAAGCGCGTCCGCCTCGAAC
The window above is part of the Salipiger abyssi genome. Proteins encoded here:
- a CDS encoding chorismate mutase — encoded protein: MRNPADLGDMAALRAEIDATDKALSALLGHRARLISRAAELKAENGWPARIADRVDEVIANAMAHAEAEGYDPALAESLWRELVEWSIRREETALGRE
- the pdeM gene encoding ligase-associated DNA damage response endonuclease PdeM — protein: MTGLAFGFRRAELVALGSGGLYWPEQALLVVSDLHFGKSARLSAVGGAALPPYETRETLLRLEADLVATGARRVICLGDSFDAEGIAEALPEEERLWIARLMAGRDWVWIEGNHDPGPVDLGGTHRAEMVLGALVFRHIAVPGAEGEVSGHYHPKARLRLRGRSLSRPCFLVDHARLILPAYGAYTGGLRSDHAALRALMAPEARAILTGPQPVAIPMPRG
- a CDS encoding ligase-associated DNA damage response DEXH box helicase, with product MTELPASLQGWFDRRGWQIHPHQRDMLDRADAPCLLLIAPTGGGKTLAGFLPTLTELAEAPRDGLHTLYISPLKALAADIRRNLLIPIEEAGLPIRVEDRTGDTPSSRKKRQRADPPQILLTTPESLALLTSYEDAPRMFAGLQRVVVDEIHALAESKRGDQLMLALARLQSMCPGLRRVGLSATVEDPQAIATLLARHPDPCEILQADPGPEPDISMLVTEEAPPWSGGGAAYAIPAVLEEVKRHRTTLIFHNTRAQAEIFFHKLWLANEDALPIGIHHGSLDRGQREKVEAAMVRGDLRAIVCTGSLDLGINWGDVDLVIQIGAPKNVKRLVQRIGRANHRYNAPSKALLVPANRFEVVECRAALEAVRDRDLDGETRGRGPRDVLCQHILIAACAGPFEADALYAEMITAGAYADLTREEFDACLDFCATGGYALRAYDRWQRLLQRPDGLWQLRDPRSATRIRQNLGTIQDTDTLKVKWRGRGGAPLGEIEEGFAASLTRGDTFLIGGQIVRYEGLRELVVEVTRDAARKPKIATFMGSKFSTSTQLSARIVEMFQQQTWPELPPHTADWLRLQREVSRLPEPGRLLIESFPHDGREQLVVYGFAGRNAMQTLGLLLTKRMEEEGLAPMGFVSSDYAVLIWGLDAVTDPAPLFDLERLEAGLETWLAGNAVMKRTFRASATIAGLIERNTAGQRKSGRQATMSSDILYDTLVKYDPRHLLLRITREEAMRGLVDFARIREMCQRVGERIDLVRLERVSPLSAPLFLEPGRVPIAGSADERLIQEEITALLDESGLAQIGAGHG
- a CDS encoding formate--tetrahydrofolate ligase → MAVKPDIEIAREASKRPIQEIGAKLDIGPDHLLPYGHDKAKVDQRFISGLSDRPNGRLILVTAINPTPAGEGKTTTTVGLGDGLSRIGKKAAICIREASLGPNFGMKGGAAGGGHAQIVPMEEMNLHFTGDFHAITSAHNLLAAMIDNHIYWGNEQEIDLRRVVWRRVLDMNDRALRDTVTSLGGVSNGFPRETGFDITVASEVMAILCLAEDLADLERRLGDMIVAYRRDHSPVFARDIGADGAMTVLLKDAMMPNLVQTLEHTPAFVHGGPFANIAHGCNSVIATKTALKLADYVVTEAGFGADLGAEKFFDIKCRKAGLSPDCVVLVATVRALKMNGGVGKDDLGAENVEAVTRGCANLGRHIHNLKGFGVPVVVAINHFTGDTEAEIAAVQDYVAGQGAEAHLCTHWAKGSAGTEALATRVAEIADGGAAQFAPLYPDEMPLWQKIETVAERIYHAHEATADTRIREQLHQWEAQGYGHLPVCMAKTQYSFSTDPNLRGAPEGHVVPVREVRLSAGAGFVVAICGEIMTMPGLPRHPAAEKIRLNAAGDIEGLF
- a CDS encoding PaaI family thioesterase, whose translation is MDLDTRIRASFARQNMMMTLGARLVSVAPGAVSIEAAIRPDLQQQLGYAHAALAFAIGDSAAGYAALSVMPEDKEVVTSEMKVHLLAPAVGETLIARGRVIKPGRRLVIVSADVYAVKDGRETHAALLTGTTVPV
- a CDS encoding Pr6Pr family membrane protein, which codes for MTTRTRLFALVIALLTLAALAVQFTATAQANPHYTPPETLWRLLRYFTILTNALVAGTFLWMAARGRMAGAAWLGGLALWIGIVGVVYHLLLAKPLTGLDALADLGLHMVTPVLTVLFWIFAAPKHGLRLGTALAWMLWPLAYVGYALLRGQIEGIYPYFFVDPTAVGWPGVLRWSGLLCAGFVSAGAVQVGIARLLR
- the folD gene encoding bifunctional methylenetetrahydrofolate dehydrogenase/methenyltetrahydrofolate cyclohydrolase FolD; this encodes MTATIIDGKAFAANVREKVASHVARLKEENGITPGLAVVLVGEDPASQVYVRNKGKQTVECGMQSFEHKLPADTPEADLLALVAQLNADPAVHGILVQLPLPDHMNADAVINAIDPAKDVDGFHISNVGLLGTGQKSMVPCTPLGCLMMLRDVHGSLSGMNAVVIGRSNIVGKPMAQLLLGESCTVTIAHSRTKDLADVVRRADIVVAAVGRPQMVPGDWIKPGATVIDVGINRIDAPEKGEGKTRLVGDCDYDSCAEVAGAITPVPGGVGPMTIACLLANTVTACCRANGLAEPEGLTA